In a single window of the Raphanus sativus cultivar WK10039 chromosome 9, ASM80110v3, whole genome shotgun sequence genome:
- the LOC108826995 gene encoding auxin-responsive protein SAUR26, giving the protein MRGMVKKLLCGGSKNFASSRTSALPEEGKVRVYVGKDKESQCKLEVEANLLNHPMFEDLLRLSEEEFGHSYEGALRIACDIDVFVNLINLIKTTHHHNPSPLK; this is encoded by the coding sequence ATGAGAGGCATGGTGAAGAAGCTACTATGTGGCGGATCCAAGAACTTTGCGTCTTCAAGAACATCGGCATTACCAGAAGAAGGAAAAGTTCGGGTTTATGTCGGTAAGGATAAAGAGAGTCAGTGCAAGCTCGAGGTTGAGGCTAACTTGTTAAACCATCCAATGTTTGAAGATCTACTGAGGTTGTCAGAAGAAGAATTCGGACACTCATACGAAGGGGCTTTGAGGATTGCTTGTGACATTGATGTCTTCGTCAATTTGATCAATCTAATAAAAACCACGCATCATCATAACCCATCCCCTTTGAAGTAA